In the genome of Bradyrhizobium ottawaense, the window ACCGGCAAGACGAGGCCATCGGCGTCATCCGCCGGCTCTTCAACGGTGAGCGCGTCACGGCCAAGAGCGACTGGTTCACCATGAACGATGCCGCGCTGCAGATCCTGCCGCTGCAGGAAGAGATGCCGTTCGTCGTGGCCTCGCAGATCTCGCCCTCCGGCATGACGCTCGCCGGCAAATACGGCTGCGGCATCATCTCGCTGGGCTCGATGACGACACAGGGCCTGATGTCGCTACAGCAGCAATGGCAGTTCGCCGAGGACGCTGCGAAGAAGCACGGCACCAAGGTGAACCGCGCCGACTGGCGCGTGCTCTTGACCTTCCACATCGCCGAGTCCCGCGAGCAGGCGCGCAAGGAAGCCGGCGCCGGGCTGATGCGCTGGCACAACGAATATAATGTCGGCACGCTGCAGCGGCCGGGCCTGACCGCGTTCTCCTCGCCGGATGAAGCCGTGGACAAGACCGCCTTCGTCGAGGGCGCGGCGTCCACCATCGGCACGCCCGACGATCTCGTCAAAACCATCAAGAACGTGATGCAGGTCTCCGGCGGCGTCGGCGCCATCATCGGCTTCGTGCACGACTGGGCCAATCCGGAGGCGACGCGCCGCAGCTGGGATATGGTTGCGCGCTACGTCGTGCCCGAGATCAACGGCTATATCGACGGCCTGCGCAGGTCGCAAAAATTCGTGATCGAGAACCGCGCCATCTTCGAGCGTGCAGGCCAGGCCGTGATGGCCAAGATCATGGAGAACGAGAAGGCCGCCGAGGCGCTGAAGGTGACCGGCCCCGGCCGCGTCGCCATCCCCGCCGTCAACGCCCCGGATCTGCAGAAGGAAGCGGCGAAGCGGTAGGATGCCAGCTCTCTCTACTCGTCGTCCCGGACAAGCGCGCCCAAAGCGCGCGCAGATCCGGGACCCATAACCACAGCATAGGGTTTGGCGAAGATTGCTAACCACTATCTCGCACACTCCCTGTGGCTATGGGTCCCCGCCTACGCGGGGACGACATCCGAGGTAAATTGCACCACCAAGCGTCGCATCATCGCGGCCAGATCGTGCTATGTTCGCGGAGCCTGCCAACCGGAGCAATCGTCATGTCGATGCAGAATGTGGCCGCAACGGCGCCCGACTACACCGCGCCCAAGCGCAACGCCCTGACGCACATTCCCGGCGACGAGGGATGGCCGATCATCGGCAAGACCTTCCAGGTGCTGGCCGATCCCAAGGGCCACATCGAGGCGAACGGCGCCAAATATGGCCCGGTCTACCGCACCCATGTGTTCGGCGAGACCAATGTCGTGCTGCTCGGGCCCGAGGCCAACGAGCTGGTGATGTTCGACCAGCAAAAGCTGTTCTCCTCGACCCACGGCTGGAACAAGGTGCTCGGCCTGTTGTTTCCGCGCGGATTGATGCTGCTCGATTTCGACGAGCACCGGCTGCACCGCAAGGCGCTGTCGGTCGCGTTCAAGTCCGGGCCGATGAAATCCTACCTGGCCGATCTCGACCGCGGCATCTCCGCGCGGGTCGCGCAGTGGAAGGCCAAGCCCGGCGAGATGCAGCTCTACCCCGCGATGAAGCAGCTCACGCTGGATCTCGCTGCGGCGTCCTTCCTCGGCGCCGATATCGGGCCGGAGGTCGACGAGATCAACCGCGCCTTCGTCGACATGGTCGCCGCCGCGGTCGCCCCGATCCGCCGTCCCCTGCCCGGCACCCAGATGGCCGCCGGCGTCAGGGGGCGCAAACGCATCGTCGCCTATTTCCGCGAACAGATCCCGCTTCGCCGCGGCAATCATGGCGGCGATGATCTGTTCTCGCAGCTGTGCCGCGCCACCCATGAGGACGGCGCGCTACTCTCCGAGCAGGACATCATCGACCATATGAGCTTCCTGATGATGGCGGCGCACGACACGCTGACTTCGTCGCTGACCTCCTTCATCGGCGAACTCGCTGCCAATCCGGACTGGCAGGACAGGCTGCGCGCGGAAGTCCTCGCGCTCGGGCTCGCGCCGGGCGCGCCGAGCAGCTTCGACGATCTCGAAAAGATGCCGCTGTCCGAGATGGCGTTCAAGGAAGCGCTGCGGATCAAGCCGCCGGTGCCTTCGATGCCGCGCCGCGCCATGCGCAATTTCACTTTCAAGGGTTTTACGATTCCCGCCGGCACCGCGGTCGGCGTCAATCCGCTCTATACCCATCACATGAAGGATATCTGGCCGGAGCCGGATCGTTTCGATCCCTTGCGCTTCACCGAGGAAGCGCAGCGCAATCGCCACCGCTTCGCCTGGGTCCCGTTCGGCGGCGGCGCGCATATGTGCCTCGGCCTGCACTTCGCCTACATGCAGGCAAAATGCTTCGCGCGGCACTTCTTGCAGAACATCGAGGTATCGCTGGAGCCCGGCTACAAGCCGGACTGGCAGATGTGGCCGATCCCGAAGCCGCGGGACGGGCTAAGAGTGCGGGTGAAGGCGGTCTGATTTTCTCGTGTCCCGGACGCGCGAAGCGCGAGCCGGGACCCGGAATGCTGCGATCGAGTCGGTGGAGACATGGGCCCCGGCTCTGCAGCGCACCGCACCGGACGATGCTTCGCATCGCCGGGGACGCTGCGCTGCGTCCGGGGCACGAGATCTCGTAGGGTGGGCAAAGGCGCGGAGCGCCGTGCCCACGGTTCGTCGCGATGAAGAATTCGTGGGCACGCTTCGCTTTGCCCACCCTACGGCACCGTCGCCCGGAGCGACTACGCCCCCTGATCGAACGCCTTGCGCAAGGCCACATAGCCCTGCTGCTGCTGGCTCCAGTTGCGGCCGCCGGTCATGGCGCCGTCGACGACGAGATCGTGCCCGTTGATGAAGCTGGATTCGTCGCTGGCCAGGAACACCGCGGCCTGGGCGATGTCATCGGGAAGGCCCGCGCGCGGGATCGGCTGGGCGGTCTTGTAGACCTCGCGCATCACCGCCGGCGTCTTCTCCGCAGCATCGGTCGAGAGTCCGAGCGCCTTGCCGAAAATGCCGGTCGCGATCGCGCCCGGCGAGATCGCGTTGACGCGCACGTTGGACTCGCCGAGCTCCATCGCCACGCATTTGGTGAGATGG includes:
- a CDS encoding LLM class flavin-dependent oxidoreductase, coding for MARLKFGAFLAPHHPIGEHPMLQFRRDLELVEQLDALGYDEFWCGEHHSSGWEMIASPEMFLAAAGERTKRIKLGTGVVSLPYHHPYNVAQRMVQLDHMTGGRAIFGSGPGALASDAHTLGIDPMTQRDRQDEAIGVIRRLFNGERVTAKSDWFTMNDAALQILPLQEEMPFVVASQISPSGMTLAGKYGCGIISLGSMTTQGLMSLQQQWQFAEDAAKKHGTKVNRADWRVLLTFHIAESREQARKEAGAGLMRWHNEYNVGTLQRPGLTAFSSPDEAVDKTAFVEGAASTIGTPDDLVKTIKNVMQVSGGVGAIIGFVHDWANPEATRRSWDMVARYVVPEINGYIDGLRRSQKFVIENRAIFERAGQAVMAKIMENEKAAEALKVTGPGRVAIPAVNAPDLQKEAAKR
- a CDS encoding cytochrome P450, which produces MSMQNVAATAPDYTAPKRNALTHIPGDEGWPIIGKTFQVLADPKGHIEANGAKYGPVYRTHVFGETNVVLLGPEANELVMFDQQKLFSSTHGWNKVLGLLFPRGLMLLDFDEHRLHRKALSVAFKSGPMKSYLADLDRGISARVAQWKAKPGEMQLYPAMKQLTLDLAAASFLGADIGPEVDEINRAFVDMVAAAVAPIRRPLPGTQMAAGVRGRKRIVAYFREQIPLRRGNHGGDDLFSQLCRATHEDGALLSEQDIIDHMSFLMMAAHDTLTSSLTSFIGELAANPDWQDRLRAEVLALGLAPGAPSSFDDLEKMPLSEMAFKEALRIKPPVPSMPRRAMRNFTFKGFTIPAGTAVGVNPLYTHHMKDIWPEPDRFDPLRFTEEAQRNRHRFAWVPFGGGAHMCLGLHFAYMQAKCFARHFLQNIEVSLEPGYKPDWQMWPIPKPRDGLRVRVKAV